In Flavobacterium enshiense, the genomic stretch AAATCCTGCCAATTCCTCAACGGTAATGCTTCGCATCATGTAAACGGTCAGGAAACTGGCTATTTGTGAAGGATTGTATTGTCCGTTGGAGATGTTTTTGAGTACGGTTTTCGCTTCTTCTTTGCTGAGCGTTTCGTGCTGTATGAGTCTGTTTAGTATTATTTTCATAGTGTCTGAATTAGGTATGAGTTGTGCCAGGTCTTAAGTTTTTTCAACTTAAAACTGATTGATATTTTCGATAAAAGAGTTGTTAATTAGCTATTCACCCAATTTTCTAGAATCTTCTTGCCGTTGGGAGTAAGAACGCTTTCGGGGTGATATTGTACCCCGCGGACATTGTAGGTTTTGTGACGGAGCGACATGATTTCTCCGTTTTCATCGGTTGAAGTGACTTCAAGTACATCTGGGAAATCGCTTGTATTTACTACCCAGGAATGGTAACGCCCCACTTCAATTTCGTTGGGTAAACCTTGATAAAGGATTTCATCGGGAACTGTGATTTTGACTTTTGTAGAAACACCGTGATAGACTTTTTCAAGATTGGTCAGGCTTCCTCCAAAAACTTCCCCAATCGCTTGCTGGCCAAGACAAACGCCAAGTATACTTTTGGTAGGAGCATAGGTTTTGATGACTTCTTTTAATAATCCGGCTTCGTCAGGAATGCCCGGGCCTGGCGAAAGGAGGATTTTATCGAAGTCTTTGAGCTCATCAATATAAAATTCATCGTTTCGGAAAACGGTTACCTTGCAATTTAAATCTTCCAGATAATGCACTAAATTATATGTGAAGCTATCGTAATTGTCTATGACTACTATCTTTTTCATGGTTCTGATTTTAAATTGTTTCGGCTAAATCTAACGCTCTGTTCAGTGCTCCTAATTTATTATAGACTTCCTGCATTTCGCTTTCTTCATTTGAATTTGCTACAATTCCGGCCCCAGCCTGATAATGCAGTTGATGATTTTTGCTTAAAAATGTCCGAATCATAATGGCGTGGTTAAAGTTACCATCAAAATCCATAAATCCAATGGCACCTCCATAGAAATTCCGACTAGTGTTTTCAATGGTTTCAATCAGTTGTATGGCTTTATGTTTCGGAGCACCAGACAAGGTTCCGGCTGGAAATGTATCGCTAACAATCTGCATGGTGGAAGCCTTGTCGTGCATTTGTCCGGTGACTTTCGAAACGAGATGAATTACATGCGAAAAAAACTGAACTTCACGATATTTTTCAACTTCAACACTGTAAGCGTTTCTGCTTAAATCGTTTCTTGCTAAATCTACAAGCATGACGTGTTCGCTGTTTTCTTTCGGATCTTCTGATAATTGTTTGGCCAATAGCGCATCTTGTTCATCATTGCCTGTTCGTTTGAATGTTCCGGCAATCGGATGGATTTCTGCTTTTCGGTTCTTGACAACCAATTGTGCTTCAGGAGAGGAACCCAAGATTTTGAAATTTCCGTAATCGAAAAAGAACAAATAAGGTGATGGATTGATGCTTCGTAAAGCACGATAAACGTTGAATTCATCACCTTTAAACCCTTGTGAAAATCGTCTGGACAAAACCAATTGAAACACATCGCCACGGTAACAGTGTTTTTTTGCTAAAGTTACATTGGATTTGAAATCTTCATCGGATAGATTGGAAACCGAATTACCTTCTTTTGAAAACGAATAGGAGGCAAAATTTTTTGACTGGATCAGTTGTTCGATTTCTGTAATATTATTTTGATTGTCAATGCTGTGGCAGAAAATATAAGCGTCATTTTTAAAGTGATTGATAGCGATGATATTCTGATATATTGCATAAAATAGATCAGGAATCTGTAAATCTGACGCTTTTTTATCGACAGTCACCTTTTCGAAATAACGAACAGCATCATAGCTCGTAAATCCGAATAATCCGTTTGAGATGAATTTGAAATCGTTTTTCTCAGGCTCAAACATTCCAACAAATTCTTCAATGCCTTCGATCACATTTTTTTGATTTTCAATGTTTTTGCTGATTGATGCCCCATCTGGAAAAGTCATTGTGATTGTCTCGTTTTCCACTTTGATGCTCGAAATGGGATTGCAACAGATATATGAAAAGCTATTGTTGTTACCCTGATAATCATTGCTTTCCAGCAAAAGACTATTCGGGAATTTGTCTCTGATTTTCAGATAAACGCTTACCGGCGTAATGGTGTCAGCAAGGATTTGTTTGTAATGGGTATGTAATTTATATTTTTTCATAATGCTTAAGTTTTGGGAATAAAAAAAGGCTTGTCGTGATTGACAAGCCTTTTATCTATGTTGTTTTTAAAAATACAGATAGGAGGATTCGCTCACGATTTTCGACGTAAGTTGTTCCACCACCATGTATTGTTTAAAATGTTGTTCATTTTGTGTTTTTGTTTGATGCAAAGTTATAGAAATGATTTTCGAATACACAAGTTTTTTAGCGAAAAAAATTTTCACTCTGTAAATATTGATAATTCTGAAATTATAAAAATTTGATAATAAATTATTGTTTTACGATAATTAATTGTTACATTTGCTTTGTTGAATTTAAATTTCTGATATATGAAATTAGTTAGGATTATAGCTTCTTATTTGCATATAGTGGTAAAAATTGTAGCTGTTGCTTATTTGTTAACGGCTTTTTATGCTTTGATTAATTGTGTTTTTGAAGGTCCGTTTTTTGAAAGAATGGAAGAGAATCGTTTTGCAATTAACTTTCCGTTTACCAATCAGCATTTTCTTTTAGGATCTGAATTTACATTGGAATATGTTTCGGAAATGGTTTTAGGTTTGGCTTTATACGGTTTGTTTTTTTGGGTATTGGGCAATGTTTTTAAAACCTTTAAACAGGAACGTTTGTTTACCAAAGATGGACTAAGGAATTTGAAACAGTTTTACCAGTTCAATCTGTTGTTGTATCCTGTCGTTGCTGTACTTTGGTCGGTTATCAGTATTGAGGATTTTCCTTTTTTGGCCATGATTGTGGCTCATGCGATTATGGGGGTTTTTATCTTTTTTATGGCTGCTATTTTTCAGCAGGGAGTGAGTCTTCAGAACGAACAGGATTTATATATTTAGAAGTATGCCAATTATAGTAAATGTGGATGTGATGCTGGCTAAGCGTAAAATGCAGTCCAAGGAATTGGCGGAAATTTTGGGTATTACCCCAGCGAATCTGTCAATCCTTAAGACGGGAAAAGCAAAAGGTATCCGGTTTGAAACTCTTGAAGCGATTTGTAAAGCGTTGGATTGTCAGCCGGGGGATGTTTTAGAATACGTCAGCGAATAAATACTATCTTTTAGTAAATATAAAATATCGGTTTTTTTAACCGACAGGGATTTTTTTGCCCAAATTTTCCGCACGGAATTCATGAAAATTAATCAATAATCATCACACCCGAGGCGCAGCCGAACTGTTTGGAGCGCAGCGGAAAAAAATCAATCAAAATGAACAGTTTAATCATCAAAAATCTTCAAAAAACCTATGGAAACGGAGTAAAAGCCATTGACGGCATTTCGCTTGAAATCGGAAACGGGATGTTTGGGTTGTTAGGTACGAATGGAGCAGGAAAATCATCATTGATGCGTACTATTGTCGGTTTACAATCTGCTGATAGCGGCCAGATTTTCTTCAATGATGTCAATGTTTTGGAACATCCGGATTTCATTAAGAAACAATTGGGTTTTTTGCCTCAGGATTTCGGGGTTTATCCTAAAGTTTCTGCTTACGATTTGTTGAATCATTTAGCGGTTCTGAAAGGAGTCAGTGATTCAAGAGAACGGAAAGAACAAGTGCTGTCGTTGCTCGAAAAAGTGAATTTGTCTGCCCAGCGAAAAAAAGAAGTGCACACTTTCTCAGGCGGTATGCGTCAGCGGTTTGGTGTTGCTCAGGCTTTATTGGGTAATCCGAAAATCATCATCGTGGATGAACCAACCGCAGGTCTTGATCCGGAGGAACGCAACCGATTCAACAGTCTTTTAAGTGAAATAGGGGAAGACCGAATCGTGATTTTATCCACCCATTTGGTAGAAGATGTACGCAACTTGTGTTCAAAAATGGCAATTATGGATGAAGGGCAGGTTCTCTTGCAAGGCGCTCCGGCCGATTTACTGCAATCCCTTGAAAATAAAATCTGGAGAAAGCAGATTCAGAAAGAGGAGTTGACCCATTACAAAAGGGAATATTCAGTGATTTCATCCCAGTTTACGGCCGGTAAAATGAATATTCATGTATTTTCTGAACAACAACCAGCCGATTTTATGAAAGTAAATCCAACGCTTGAAGATGTTTATTTTACTGCGCTGAACCAAAAATCATTTGTGTTATGAAAACAGTATTCTGGTTCGACCTTCAAGGGTATTTCAAGAGATGGGGTTTTTACGTGGTGGTACTATTGATTTTTGCTTTCGGAGTTTTTGGCGGACAAAACGCCCGTTTTTCGGTTGGCGAAAATGTGTTTTACAATTCGCCTTACCAAGTGGGTTTCATAACGGCTTTTATCAGTTTGACCACTATTTTTTTCAGTACGCTTTTTGTTGCCCAACTCGCTATTAAGGAAGTAGATAATCGCTTTGAACAGATTTATTTCAGCGCTCCGATTCAAAAGAAACAATTTCTTTCGGGTCGATATGCTTCGGTTTTGATAGTAAGCCTTTTGTGTACAATTGTTTTAACCGTCAGCTTTTTCATCGGTCAGGCAACAAACTCACGAATTTTAGAAAGCGGTCATTTCAATTTGACGCACTACCTGGTTCCAATGCTATATTTTACGGTCATCAACACGATTTTTGTAACTGCTGTCCTGTGTGTGGTGGCTTGGTTTACGAAAAGTAAAATGCCTATTTATGTGAGCGGTTTACTGCTGTATATTTTCTATATGGTAGCCTTGGTGTTTTCCAGTTCGCCTTTTATGGCGCAGAGTTTACCACAATCGGAGAAAACGAAATTCATCTCGGGAATTTTGGATCCTTTCGGGTTGTCGGCTTTTTTCAATCAGACGGCACAATGGACAGTAGAACAGCGAAATTCGGCAATAATAGGTTTTGACGGCGTTTTTCTCGGCAATCGCGCAGGTGCTTTGCTCATGGCTTTTGTTCTGCTTTATATTGCTTTCAGAGATTATTCTTTTACCGCAAAAACCAAGTATAAAAAGGTTGGCTTATCAGAAGAAAATCAGGAAATTACTGCTATTCCGTTTACTTTCGTGGATACAAAAGAAGGTCTAAAAGTAAAAATGATGGCATTAGTGTCATTCGTAAAGATCAATCTGATTTACATTTTTAAAAGCATTCCGTTTGTACTGATTGTTTTGGCACTCCTTTTTGCTGTCGGGATGGAGATGTATGCGGAAATTGAAAAAGGCATCCGGATTCCGCAGAAGTATGCCACTTCAGGATTAATGGTTTCCACAATCATTCAGAATTTTTATGTGTTGGGCGTAATTGTGGTGGTGTTTTACACCCATGATGTTTTCTGGCGCAGCAAAAATGTCAATTTTAATCTGATTGAAAACAGCACTTCCAATGCGAAAACACAATTCTGGGCACATTGGCTGACGTTATTGTTTGTGATTGCAAGCTTTTCACTGGTCTTGATTGTTGAAGGAATTGCGTTCCAGTTTCTTTACGGGTATCCGGTTTTGGAATGGTCCCTTTACAGTAGAGTGTTGTTGTTTACCACATTACCGTTATTCGTTTTAAGTGGATTTTTATTGGCTATTCAAAAACTGGTGCGACAGAAGTATGTTGCCTTGGGACTTGCGGCTTTATTTGCTTTTGTTATGGCGACATCGCTTGGAAAAAAACTGGTTGCAGTGCCGTTTCTGAAATTTTTGTACAGTATCAATTTCGATTACAGTGACATGAATGGCTTTGGCAGTTATGAAGGCTTTTTTATTTACAGATTGATGTTCGGTTTTCTTCTTTTAGCGATTTTGTTTTACGTCGTTACGCTGAGAAAATTCCATTTCAGAAAAGTTTATATCTATCTGACATTGTTTGTCCTTGGGCTAAGTGCTTTCGGTTTGAGGCATAAAATCAGCGAGGGTTATTTGCCAAAAGACGAAAATTCCCAATGGCTGGCACAGGCCGATTATGAAAAACAGTTTAGTCGTTACCAAAATCTGCCACAGCCCACCATTACCGATGTAAAAACCACCGTTGAATTATTTCCGGAACGCAATTCGTATACGGTTGAAGGAACTTATATTCTAGAAAATAAGACAGAAAGGAATATTGAAAAAATACTGATTGGTTTTTCAGATGGTTTTATGGTAGCCAAAGCTGATTTTCAGTTTAATTATGAAGTGCAAACTGTTGTAAGTCAGTATCAAATTGTGAAGTTGAAGCAATCAATGTTACCGAGAGAAAAAGCGAAATTGACCTTTAAGCTGTCCTATAGATGGCAACCGGTAAACGGTCATCAATCGTTTAATGCCATAGTGGAAAACGGTTCCTTTATGCGAATTAGCCGCTATTATCCGCAAATAGGTTATAATTCGGATAATGAAATTCAGGAAGAGTCTATTCGGAAACAGTTTCACTTGGGGGCTAAAACGGAGCCGAAAGCCTTTAATGCACCAAAAGGACCGAATGTTGACTTTATCAATTTGGATATGACCATAGTAACTTCCGATACTCAAACAGCAATAGGGATGGGAGAATTAGTCAGACAATGGAAAAAAGGAAACAGAAATGGGTTTCAATATCAGGTGAAACAAATTCCTTTCAGGTTTGCTGTTTCATCGGCGGAATATGCGGTTAAAAAAGAACAATACAAAGGCAAAACTTTTGAAGTGTATTATCACCCTTCCCATCATGAAAATGTACAGCATTTACTGAAAAATGCCAAACTGACGATGGATTACTGCGAGCATAATTTCGGACCTTATCCCTATAAAACTATTCGTTTTGCAGAGGTTTCAGGTTTTACCAAAGGTTTTGCGGCTACGGCTTATCCGGCAACGGTTTACATGACGGAGGATATGATTTTTCACAGCAATATCAAAGCCGATGAACAGCAAGATGT encodes the following:
- a CDS encoding anthranilate synthase component II: MKKIVVIDNYDSFTYNLVHYLEDLNCKVTVFRNDEFYIDELKDFDKILLSPGPGIPDEAGLLKEVIKTYAPTKSILGVCLGQQAIGEVFGGSLTNLEKVYHGVSTKVKITVPDEILYQGLPNEIEVGRYHSWVVNTSDFPDVLEVTSTDENGEIMSLRHKTYNVRGVQYHPESVLTPNGKKILENWVNS
- a CDS encoding anthranilate synthase component I family protein, producing MKKYKLHTHYKQILADTITPVSVYLKIRDKFPNSLLLESNDYQGNNNSFSYICCNPISSIKVENETITMTFPDGASISKNIENQKNVIEGIEEFVGMFEPEKNDFKFISNGLFGFTSYDAVRYFEKVTVDKKASDLQIPDLFYAIYQNIIAINHFKNDAYIFCHSIDNQNNITEIEQLIQSKNFASYSFSKEGNSVSNLSDEDFKSNVTLAKKHCYRGDVFQLVLSRRFSQGFKGDEFNVYRALRSINPSPYLFFFDYGNFKILGSSPEAQLVVKNRKAEIHPIAGTFKRTGNDEQDALLAKQLSEDPKENSEHVMLVDLARNDLSRNAYSVEVEKYREVQFFSHVIHLVSKVTGQMHDKASTMQIVSDTFPAGTLSGAPKHKAIQLIETIENTSRNFYGGAIGFMDFDGNFNHAIMIRTFLSKNHQLHYQAGAGIVANSNEESEMQEVYNKLGALNRALDLAETI
- a CDS encoding DUF2975 domain-containing protein codes for the protein MKLVRIIASYLHIVVKIVAVAYLLTAFYALINCVFEGPFFERMEENRFAINFPFTNQHFLLGSEFTLEYVSEMVLGLALYGLFFWVLGNVFKTFKQERLFTKDGLRNLKQFYQFNLLLYPVVAVLWSVISIEDFPFLAMIVAHAIMGVFIFFMAAIFQQGVSLQNEQDLYI
- a CDS encoding helix-turn-helix domain-containing protein, whose translation is MPIIVNVDVMLAKRKMQSKELAEILGITPANLSILKTGKAKGIRFETLEAICKALDCQPGDVLEYVSE
- a CDS encoding ABC transporter ATP-binding protein; its protein translation is MNSLIIKNLQKTYGNGVKAIDGISLEIGNGMFGLLGTNGAGKSSLMRTIVGLQSADSGQIFFNDVNVLEHPDFIKKQLGFLPQDFGVYPKVSAYDLLNHLAVLKGVSDSRERKEQVLSLLEKVNLSAQRKKEVHTFSGGMRQRFGVAQALLGNPKIIIVDEPTAGLDPEERNRFNSLLSEIGEDRIVILSTHLVEDVRNLCSKMAIMDEGQVLLQGAPADLLQSLENKIWRKQIQKEELTHYKREYSVISSQFTAGKMNIHVFSEQQPADFMKVNPTLEDVYFTALNQKSFVL
- a CDS encoding ABC transporter permease/M1 family aminopeptidase, translated to MKTVFWFDLQGYFKRWGFYVVVLLIFAFGVFGGQNARFSVGENVFYNSPYQVGFITAFISLTTIFFSTLFVAQLAIKEVDNRFEQIYFSAPIQKKQFLSGRYASVLIVSLLCTIVLTVSFFIGQATNSRILESGHFNLTHYLVPMLYFTVINTIFVTAVLCVVAWFTKSKMPIYVSGLLLYIFYMVALVFSSSPFMAQSLPQSEKTKFISGILDPFGLSAFFNQTAQWTVEQRNSAIIGFDGVFLGNRAGALLMAFVLLYIAFRDYSFTAKTKYKKVGLSEENQEITAIPFTFVDTKEGLKVKMMALVSFVKINLIYIFKSIPFVLIVLALLFAVGMEMYAEIEKGIRIPQKYATSGLMVSTIIQNFYVLGVIVVVFYTHDVFWRSKNVNFNLIENSTSNAKTQFWAHWLTLLFVIASFSLVLIVEGIAFQFLYGYPVLEWSLYSRVLLFTTLPLFVLSGFLLAIQKLVRQKYVALGLAALFAFVMATSLGKKLVAVPFLKFLYSINFDYSDMNGFGSYEGFFIYRLMFGFLLLAILFYVVTLRKFHFRKVYIYLTLFVLGLSAFGLRHKISEGYLPKDENSQWLAQADYEKQFSRYQNLPQPTITDVKTTVELFPERNSYTVEGTYILENKTERNIEKILIGFSDGFMVAKADFQFNYEVQTVVSQYQIVKLKQSMLPREKAKLTFKLSYRWQPVNGHQSFNAIVENGSFMRISRYYPQIGYNSDNEIQEESIRKQFHLGAKTEPKAFNAPKGPNVDFINLDMTIVTSDTQTAIGMGELVRQWKKGNRNGFQYQVKQIPFRFAVSSAEYAVKKEQYKGKTFEVYYHPSHHENVQHLLKNAKLTMDYCEHNFGPYPYKTIRFAEVSGFTKGFAATAYPATVYMTEDMIFHSNIKADEQQDVINELAGHELAHLWWGGNQIVPDDRDGAAMLTETLAMYTEMMLLKKMYGKEAMLKRVQMHLDIYNNERGFSNEMPLYHVKANASHISYSKGAIVMCLLSEMIGEDKMNLALKRFLQNNKFPNPKPVSTDFIAELYKVSDKKYHAKIESLFTKIEPLKESDLRMQ